A genomic segment from Euleptes europaea isolate rEulEur1 chromosome 17, rEulEur1.hap1, whole genome shotgun sequence encodes:
- the LOC130489214 gene encoding protein phosphatase 1 regulatory subunit 3E-like, which yields MEKAGSLHASVPAPPPRLYLPRHFSCTACLYGSLAEQCKGGCSPEPEPVEAPSSPPVTREARKAPPAPRSPSPPPPPPSPSSPSSRGREPTLPPVPPSPTLRRRAKSLPTPGERGLRPALQQSPSRRKTVRFADALGLELTAVRHFCQADVPGVPALPASPPPQPPPRAADLLKTRKPPALGELGPVRFGPPAPLLEPLFPPQPGAAAGFLERVRRRKVQLEAVRAEASGLRGSVRVLNVAYEKAVSVRYTLNRWASCSEVPAAYLPPPAPPTGRPAAAAAAPDGLTDRFAFHLPVGAGAALLEFALRYRVAGAEYWDNNDGHNYKLRARQRPPAGQEPDGGGAWVHFI from the coding sequence ATGGAGAAGGCGGGCTCCCTGCACGCCTCGGTGccggcgccgccgccgcgcctctaCCTGCCGCGCCACTTCAGCTGCACCGCCTGCCTCTACGGCAGCCTGGCCGAGCAGTGCAAGGGCGGCTGCAGCCCGGAGCCCGAGCCGGTGGAGGCCCCCTCCTCGCCGCCCGTGACCCgcgaggccaggaaggcgcccCCTGCTCCGCGCTcgccctccccgccgccgccgcccccctcgcCCTCCTCGCCCTCCTCGCGCGGCCGGGAGCCCACGCTGCCCCCGGTGCCGCCCAGCCCCACGCTCCGCCGGCGGGCCAAGTCGCTGCCCACCCCGGGCGAGCGGGGGCTGCGGCCGGCCCTGCAGCAGAGCCCGTCGCGCCGCAAGACGGTGCGCTTCGCCGACGCGCTGGGCCTGGAGCTCACCGCCGTGCGCCACTTCTGCCAGGCCGACGTGCCCGGGGTGCCCGCCCTGcccgcctcgccgccgccgcagcCGCCCCCGCGGGCCGCCGACCTGCTCAAGACGCGCAAGCCGCCGGCGCTGGGCGAGCTGGGGCCGGTGCGGTTCGGGCCCCCCGCGCCCCTGCTGGAGCCCCTCTTCCCGCCGCAGCCCGGCGCCGCCGCCGGCTTCCTGGAGCGCGTCCGCCGGCGCAAGGTGCAGCTGGAGGCGGTGCGCGCCGAGGCGTCGGGGCTGCGCGGCTCGGTGCGCGTCCTCAACGTGGCCTACGAGAAGGCCGTGTCGGTGCGCTACACCCTCAACCGCTGGGCCAGCTGCAGCGAGGTCCCCGCCGCCTACCTGCCgccgcccgcgcccccgacgggccgccccgccgccgccgccgccgcccccgacGGCCTCACCGACCGCTTCGCCTTCCACCTGCCCGTCGGCGCCGGCGCCGCCCTCCTGGAGTTCGCCCTCCGCTACCGCGTGGCCGGCGCCGAGTACTGGGACAACAACGACGGGCACAACTACAAGCTGCGCGCCAGGCAGAGGCCGCCCGCCGGCCAGGAGCCCGACGGCGGCGGCGCCTGGGTCCATTTCATCTGA